The following proteins are co-located in the Paroedura picta isolate Pp20150507F chromosome 18, Ppicta_v3.0, whole genome shotgun sequence genome:
- the HEXA gene encoding beta-hexosaminidase subunit alpha has protein sequence MAPPPADLPFLLLLAIGSAAALWPQPQYISAAAEGGCPLSVQLRFAYAAGSAVAPGCEVLDQAFGRYWKLIWSHRGNREAEDSPCNVLSVNVTRPGCDGYPSLDSPENYRLTISNELMLLTADTVWGALRGLETFSQLTWKTDSGMLYINKTEVVDFPRFPHRGLLLDTSRHYLPLAAILETLDAMAYTKLNVFHWHIVDDPSFPYQSTLFPDLSQKGAYNPYTHVYTANDVRKVIEYARLRGIRVIPEFDTPGHTQSWGPGVPGLLTPCYLGSKPAGSYGPVNPIRNTTFKFMLEFFAEISTVFPDFYVHLGGDEVDFTCWRSNPEIRAFMQKMGFGQDYSKLESFYIQRLLNIVSSYGKGYVVWQEVFDNAVKVKPDTIIHVWKQDSGRYPNETARVTKAGYRTLLSAPWYLNEISYGQDWLRIYQVEPLAFQGSAEQKNLVIGGEACMWGEYVDVTNLSPRLWPRAGAVAERLWSNRTVRNLQDAYNRLADFRCTLLRRRIRAEPLFTGYCEHEYNSG, from the exons ATGGCCCCGCCGCCCGCCGAtctccccttcctgctgctgctggccatcGGCTCGGCCGCCGCGCTGTGGCCGCAGCCCCAGTACATCAGCGCGGCCGCGGAAGGCGGCTGCCCCTTGAGCGTCCAGCTGCGCTTCGCCTACGCCGCCGGATCGGCCGTGGCGCCCGGCTGCGAGGTGCTGGATCAGGCGTTCGGCCGCTACTGGAAGCTCATCTGGTCCCACAGAG gGAACAGAGAAGCCGAGGACTCCCCATGCAACGTCCTGAGCGTCAACGTCACGAGGCCGGGTTGTGACGGCTACCCTTCGCTGGACTCCCCCGAGAACT ACCGGCTGACGATTTCAAATGAGTTGATGCTCCTGACAGCAGATACCGTCTGGGGCGCGCTACGGG GATTGGAGACCTTCAGCCAACTCACCTGGAAGACCGACAGTGGGATG tTGTACATCAACAAAACCGAGGTGGTCGATTTCCCTCGCTTCCCTCACCGAGGTCTTCTGCTGGACACGTCTCGTCACTACCTGCCTCTGGCCGCCATTCTGGAAACACTG GATGCCATGGCTTACACGAAACTCAACGTGTTTCACTGGCACATTGTGGACGATCCTTCCTTCCCGTACCAGAGCACTCTGTTCCCGGATCTCAGCCAGAAG GGAGCCTACAACCCTTACACGCACGTCTACACCGCCAATGATGTGAGGAAGGTGATCGAGTACGCCCGGCTGCGTGGGATCCGGGTGATTCCGGAGTTCGACACTCCTGGCCACACCCAGTCCTGGGGGCCAG GTGTCCCAGGGTTATTGACTCCCTGCTACTTGGGCTCAAAGCCCGCAGGATCCTACGGACCGGTCAATCCCATCCGAAACACAACTTTCAAGTTCATGTTGGAGTTCTTTGCTGAAATTAGCACCGTGTTCCCAGACTTCTACGTTCACCTGGGCGGAGATGAGGTGGACTTCACTTGCTG GAGGTCCAACCCAGAGATCCGGGCGTTCATGCAGAAGATGGGGTTTGGCCAAGACTACTCTAAGCTGGAATCCTTTTACATCCAGAG GCTTTTGAATATTGTCTCGTCTTATGGGAAAGGCTACGTGGTGTGGCAGGAGGTGTTTGATAACGCAGTGAAG GTGAAGCCCGATACCATCATCCACGTCTGGAAGCAGGATTCCGGGCGCTATCCAAACGAGACCGCCCGTGTCACCAAGGCTGGCTACCGGACCCTGTTGTCTGCCCCTTGGTACCTTAACGAAATCTCCTATGGACAGGACTGGCTAAGGATTTACCAGGTGGAACCGCTGGCATTCCAAg GCAGTGCGGAGCAGAAAAATCTGGTGATCGGGGGCGAGGCTTGTATGTGGGGCGAATACGTGGATGTCACCAACTTGAGCCCAAGACTCTG GCCTAGAGCTGGTGCTGTAGCAGAGCGGTTGTGGAGCAACAGGACTGTCCGGAACTTGCAAGATGCTTATAACAGGCTGGCGGACTTCCGATGTACGCTGCTGAG gcgaAGGATCCGGGCCGAGCCCCTCTTCACAGGATACTGCGAACATGAATACAACAGTGGTTGA